The genomic window GGCATTCCAAATATTTCCCCAGTTCTAAGCAGCATTGAGCTTGTTCATGAAGAGTTGCCAGTTCGACAGCATCTTCGCCGGTTAACCCCATTCCTGCAACCATTTCAGTGATTTTGGGTTCCAGTTCCGCAATGGTCTGGTTAACATCGGCAACGCGCTGGTCGTTTGGCCACCGCTCAACAAACTGGCGAAAGGTTCTGATGGCCAACATGGGGCGGAAGTTGGCCAGATAGGAGCCGGCTAGCCCTAGGGTGCCATCGCTGTTATTTGGGTCAATTTTAAGCAGGCGCTCGCAAGTGTGCTGATAGTGCTGGATGTCACCAATTTCCAGGTAGAGATTCACTTGGCTGATCAGCACGTCTGGCTCGTTGGGATAGCGCTTTTCCAAAGCTTCTAGGATTTCCAACGCTTGGAGCCAATTTTTGTTGCGGATCAAGCTTTCGGCTTTGACTAAGCCGGCCATGAGTTGTTGAGTGCCGGCACCGAACCCTTTGCCGGTGATTGGCAGTTTTTTCTTTTTTGCCATACATTTTGGCTCCTCGTCTGGGCAAAAGTCCCTTGCGATCACAGTAGTCGCCGGTTGCGCTCTCATCAAGCCATGGACAAAAAAGCTTATAAATGACGAGAGCAAGTTCAGTGGCTCAAAATGAGCAGCAGACATAACACTGAACTTGCCCTAAGGGTTGTCTGATTGATTTCCAAATTCAAGGCGGCTTTTGTTTTAGCCTCAAGGTTTTAGCTTGCCGGTTAATCAGCCTCGGCCAGAGGTCAAACCGCATAGCCCTGCCATTTTCTCATCAGACTTAGCTAATCTTGCGCTGATACTCTTCTAAGATGTCCATGAGCTGAACTTGAGATTGCATTGGCAGCAAATCCAACAGAGAAACTTCCCGTTTGCCACCCCCTAATTTCACAGGAATATTTTGCAGGATCGGTAGAACCTGGTCTTCGTCGATAGTTCTACCACTCAGGAGCGGGTAAAGACGTTCAGCAAGAACGGTGTGAAGATGAGCTTCACGTAAATGGAGGTGCCACTTGGCGATGTCCATGTAAACGTTCTCGCCAATCTCAGCCGCGAGTTCTTCGATTGCTTGTGTGGTACTTAGGTTAGCCATAGTAACTTCTACTCCCTCAA from Microcoleus sp. FACHB-672 includes these protein-coding regions:
- a CDS encoding DUF3181 family protein, with the translated sequence MANLSTTQAIEELAAEIGENVYMDIAKWHLHLREAHLHTVLAERLYPLLSGRTIDEDQVLPILQNIPVKLGGGKREVSLLDLLPMQSQVQLMDILEEYQRKIS